One window from the genome of Haladaptatus paucihalophilus DX253 encodes:
- a CDS encoding metal-dependent transcriptional regulator, with the protein MSEVSASVGRYLSTIHLVSKSTGRPAKTGELANALDVSAASVTEMLTTLEARDLATYEKYKGATLTNEGEETAREVMWKRCLAENFLTDDLEIDDPDEAREMGNALSDEVASRIREHINHPCNGECSAPQTEYNECCDDVRDTEAN; encoded by the coding sequence ATGAGCGAGGTTTCCGCGAGCGTCGGGCGCTACCTCAGTACGATTCACCTCGTCAGCAAGAGCACGGGGCGTCCGGCCAAAACCGGGGAGTTGGCGAACGCCTTGGACGTGAGCGCAGCCAGCGTCACCGAGATGCTCACGACGCTCGAAGCGCGCGACCTTGCGACCTACGAGAAGTACAAGGGGGCGACGCTCACGAACGAGGGAGAGGAAACCGCGCGGGAAGTGATGTGGAAGCGATGTCTCGCGGAGAACTTCCTGACCGACGACCTCGAAATCGACGACCCGGACGAGGCGCGCGAGATGGGAAACGCCCTCTCGGACGAGGTTGCGAGTCGCATCCGCGAGCACATCAATCACCCCTGTAACGGCGAGTGCAGCGCGCCCCAGACCGAATACAACGAATGTTGTGACGACGTGCGCG